The window TGCCGACGGAGATGGCCACATCTTCAATGGCGTACGGGCTGCGCGCGATCTCCTGCTTGATGCGGTTGAACTCCCGGTTCACGCGGTCTTCGGTCCGCTCGTAGGACTGGTTGCCGCTGCCGGTCACCCCCGGGTAACTGGGAATGTCGGTGCTGCCTGTTCCGGCGATCCCGCCCGGCACGGCCCCTTCGCCGCTCGCCGATTCGGCGACATGCTCTTCGCTCACCACCAGCCCCTCATCCCGGCCCGCCGGCGGCTCGACGAGCTGCCGCGTTTCCTGAACGCGGTCAAAATTGACCTTGGCCACGACGGACACAACCACGCGGTCATGTCCGAACACTGTACCGAGCAGGGATTGCAATTTGCTTTGCAAATGTTTTTCAATCTGCTGGCGGATTTTCTCCTGATCCAGGGCTGCGGTCGCGCTGTCGGCGTCGGGTGCATTCGGGTACTCGAGCAGCCGCCCGTACTGGTCGGTGATGACGATGTTCTCCACCGGCAAGTTCGGCACGCTGCGCGACACCAAGTGGTACAAGGCGCGCACCCGGTCGGGCGAAGGCTGATACCCCGGCTCAATGGTGAGCACAACCGACGCCGAGGCCTCCTGCTGCTCTTCGCCGACCCACATGCGTTCCTTTGGCAGCGTGATCATGACGCGCGCCTTCTGGATCCAATCGACACCGTTTTCCAGAAGGCTTTCGATCTCGCCCTGGATCGCATCGCGCTCCAGCACATCGAACTGCCGATCGGTCACGCCAAAGGGCAGCTTGTCCAAAAAGGTGTCGTACCGGATCGACGCGCTGTGCGGCAGACCTTGCGCCGCCAGATCGAGCAGGACCCGATCGCGTTCCGTTCGCGGCACTTCAATGGAATGTCCGCCCGCCGTGATGCGGTACGGAACGCCCATCTTCTCGAGTTGGGCCTTGATTTGCCCCAATTCTTCCTGGGAAAGGTTTTCCGTGTAGAGCGGCACATACTCCGGCTGCGCGACCAGGGCCACCGACATCGCGGCAGAAGCCACGACAAAGAACACCGTTGCCCCAAGAAGGACCTTCTGCTTGCGCGACAGCCGTTGCCACAGCGCGATGCCTTGGCGTCTGATGCGTTCGATTCTCTCTCTCATCCTTGCGTATTGATCGGTCGACATGGCTCACCCGAGAAAACCGTTGGAAAGATTGCTTACAACGGCATGCGGAACACGTCTTGATACGCCTCAATGGCCTTGTTGCGCACATGCACCGCAAGCTGCAGGCCAAGGGAGGCCTTCTGCAATGCGAGAAACAGGTTGTGCAGATTCGCCACATCCCCGGCGGCCAGCCGCAGCGCCGCGCGCTCGGCGTTCACCTGGTCAGCGTTGAGCCGATCAAGGGCCTGGGCCAGCCAATCGGCGAACGACGTGGCGGCCTTGTCCGCAAGCCGCCCGTCATTCGACGAAAGCCCGAGGCCAACGGGCTTTGCCCCGGTGACCTGCATCCTGCTTCCCTCCTTGCGCGTTCTGCAAACCTCAACGGCCCAGTTCCAGGGCTTTGGTCAGCATGGCCTTCCCCGCCTGAAACGCGGCGACGTTGGCCTCGTACGCGCGCGTGGCGGCGATCAAGTCGGCCATCTCCTTGACAATGTCCACGTTGGGGAGCCGTACGTACCCATCCGGCCCCGCGTCGGGATGGGTCGGGTCGTACACCAGGCGCGGCGGCGTCGGGTCGTCGACGATGCGGCTCACCTGCACCCCCGCGCCAACCTCCGCCTGCCGGCCAATAGCTTGGGCCAAGTACGAGGCAAACGGCGTGCGCGGCTCAAAAACCACCAGCTTGCGCACATACGGCTGCCACGTGCCGTTCACCAGCCGGGCGCGGGTGGTCGTCGCGTTGGCGATGTTCGACGCGATGACATCCATGCGCACGCGCTCGGCGGTGAGCGCCGAGGCGCTGATGTCAAGCGGCGAGAGCACCACCGTTACCGCCTCCCTTCCCCGATGACCGTCCGCAACTGGTCCAGGTAATGCTGGGTGCTCTGCACCAGGGCCTGGTACCACAGCGCGTTGCGGGCTAGGTTGGCCATCTCCGCGTCCACGTCGACGTTGTTGCCGTCGTGGCGCATGCGCGTATGGACGGCGGGAACGATCCGCGGCGCGACCATGCTCTCCCGTGCCCCGATGGGCAGGTGGCGCGGATCGGTTCGCACGCCGACAAAGGACGAGCCCGGTCGGGCAAGGGCTTCCGCAAGCAGGCGCTCAAAGGCGACATCCGCCGCCTTAAACCCCGGCGTTTCCACATTGGCGAGATTGTTCGCGATGACGCGCTGCCGCAGCATCGCCGCATTCATGGCCTGTTCCAAGGTGGAAAGCATGCGATTTTGAAAGACGTCCACGGGTCTCGCCTCTCTTTCCGACGTCCAAAATTTGCTTCTACACCCATGTGGCAAATTCCTTCATTCCTCGACAAAAAGTTTGTCGCCTTCATGAAAAATGAACGGAATGTCCCACCCCAAACGGGACAAAATCCAACCGTTTTCCTAATCGGGTGGGGCTATTCCCGCCCCTTTTCCCGAATCGGGCAACGTTCCACGGCCAAAAACGTGCAGAAAAAAACCCCCTGTCGATTTTCGACAGGGGTTTCCTTTTTCGACAAGGTTTTTCCACCTCGAACGGATCGACATGCCCATGCGTGGATTTCCGCGTTTACGACGACTTGAGCTTCTCCAGTTCCGGCAGCAGCTTGTCGTTCAGCACCTTGATGTACGTCCCCTTCATGCCCAGGGAACGGGACTCGATGACGCCGGCGCTCTCCAGCTTGCGCAGCGCGTTGACAATCACCGAACGGGTGATGCCGACGCGGTCGGCGATCTTACTGGCGACGAGCAGCCCCTCCTTGCCGTCCAGCTCTTCGAAGATGTGTTCCACCGCTTCCAATTCGCTGTACGACAGGGACCCGATGGCCAGCTGCACGACCGCTTTGGCCCGCGCTTCCTGCTCGATCTGCTCCGCGCGCTCGCGCAGGATCTCTGTGCCGACGACGGTCGCCCCGTACTCGGCCAGCACGAGGTCGTCTTCAGTGAACTTCTCGTTCAGACGGCCCAGGGCCAGCGTGCCCAGGCGATCGCCGCCGCCGATGATCGGCACGAGGGTTGTCCACGCTTCATGAATCACGTCGCGCAGCTCGACGGGAAAGATGGTCAGGTCGCTTTCGATCGGGATGTTGGTCTGGGTTTCGTCCACTTTCAACAGCTCGCGATTGTATTCTTCAGGAAAGCGCCGCTCCTCGAGCATGCGGCGCATCCGCTCGTTTTCGATCTGATGGGCGATGGCGAAGCCGAGCACCTTCCCCTTTCGGCTGAGGACGAACACGTTGGCGTTGATCACGTCGCGGAGCACTTCGGCCATTTCCATGAAATTCACGGCGTGGCCGGCCGTCTTTTGCAGCAACCGGTTGATGCGCCGCGTTTTGGTCAGCAGGTCCATCGATCACGCCTCCTTGTGTCGAACATGGTGAACAAAAAACAAAGCCAAGCGCGCTACAAAATGTATTGCCGCAAATCGCGGTCTTCGACAATGTCGCGCAGTTTTTCATTGACGTACTCCGGCGTGATCACCACCGTCTCCAGGTTGATGTCCGGCGCCTCGAAGGAGAGGTCTTCGAGAAGCTTTTCCATCACCGTGTGGAGACGGCGGGCGCCGATGTCCTCCGTCTGGCGGTTGACTTCCGCGGCCAGCCGCGCAATCTCCCGGATCGCCTCGTCGGTAAACTGCACCTTGACGCCTTCCGTCTCGATGAGCGCCGTGTACTGCTTGATCAGGGCGTTTTGCGGTTCCGTCAAGATGCGCACGAAATCGTCCACCTCGAGGCTGGTCAGCTCGACGCGGATGGGAAACCGTCCCTGCAACTCGGGAATCAGGTCGGACGGCTTGGCCACGTGAAACGCTCCGGCGGCAATGAAGAGGATGTGGTCCGTCTTGACCGGCCCGTATTTCGTCATCACCGTGGAGCCCTCGACGATGGGCAGGATGTCGCGCTGCACGCCTTCGCGGGAGACATCGGGGCCGACGCCCCCTTCCCGCCCGGCGATCTTGTCGATCTCGTCGATGAAGATGATCCTGTGCTGTTCGGCGCGCTGGATCGACTCCTGGATCACCTCGTCCATGTCGATCAGCTTGCTCGCCTCTTCCTGCACGAGCAGCTTCCGCGCCTCGCGCACCGGTACCTTCCGGCGCTTGGTGCGTTTGGGGAAAAGGCTCCCGAACAGCTCTTGCACGTTGACGCCCACCTGCTCCACGCCCGAACCGGCGAAGAGGTCAATCATCGGCAAGGCGGTGTCCTCAATCTCCACCTCGACAATCCAGTCTTCCAGCTCGCCCCGCGCCAGGCGCTCGGCCAGCTCCCGCCGCCGGCGCTGCCGCTCCAGGGCGTCTCCGTCGCCTTCTTTCTCCTGGCTCGTGCCCATGCGACCGCCAAACAGGAGTTCGAGCGGATTTTGAAAGCCGCGCTCCTTCTTCGGCTCCGGCACGAGCAGGTCGAGTAGGCGCTCTTCGGCCAGCTTTTCCGCCCGGTCGCGCACTTCCTCCATCTTTTCCGCTTTTACCATGCGGATGGCCGTCTCCACCAGGTCGCGGACCATCGACTCGACGTCGCGGCCCACGTAGCCGACCTCGGTAAACTTGGTCGCCTCCACCTTGACGAAGGGCGCGCCGGCGAGCTTGGCCAGCCGCCGGGCAATCTCCGTTTTCCCGACCCCGGTCGGCCCGATCATGAGGATGTTTTTCGGCGTGATCTCGTCGCGCAGCGCCTCGGGCAGGAGGCTCCGCCGGTAGCGGTTGCGCAGGGCAATGGCCACCGCGCGCTTGGCGGCCTTCTGCCCGACGATGTATTTGTCCAGTTCGGCGACGATCTCCCGCGGCGTGGGAATCCGATCGCGTCGCACGCTCACCCCTCCAGCTCTTCGACGACGAGGTGGTCATTCGTGTACACGCAGAGCTCCGCCGCGATGCGCAGCGCCTCTTCGGCAATCTGGCGCGCGCTCAGGTGCGGGGCGTGGCGCTTGAGGGCCCGTCCCGCCGCCAGCGCGTAGCTGCCGCCCGAACCGATGGCCACCATGCCGTCGTCCGGTTCCAGCACTTCGCCGCTGCCCGAAATCAGGAGCAGGTGGCGTCTGTCCATGACGACGAGCAGGGCTTCCAGGCGGCGCAGCATGCGGTCGGTGCGCCACTCCTTGGCCAGTTCCACCGCGGCGCGCGGCAGGTTGCCGTGGTGCTCCTCCAGCTTGCCCTCGAATTTCTCAAACAAGGCCATCGCGTCGGCCACCGAACCGGCAAAGCCGGCCAGCACCTGGCCGCGGTACAGGCGACGCACCTTCTTGGCGCCTTTCTTCATCACCATCGCGTTGCCGAAGGTGACCTGCCCGTCACCGGCCATGGCCGCCCGTCCGTTGTGCTGGATGGCAAAAATGGTCGTCCCGTGAAAGCCGCGTTCCAATCGTGTCCCTCCTCAGGCGCGCGGATGAGCGTCGTCGTAGACGCGCCGCAGCCGCTGCCGGGTGACGTGGGTGTACACCTGCGTCGACGAGATGCTGGCGTGCCCGAGCAGCTCCTGCACCGCGCGCAGGTCGGCTCCCGCGTTCAAAAGGTGCGTGGCAAAGCTATGGCGGAACGTGTGCGGACTCACCCGCTTCGTCAGAGCTGCTTGTTCGACATATTTCGCCACGATTCGACGTACGCTGCGCGTTGAAAGGGGTCCCCCTCGCCAGTTGACGAAGAGGCGCGTTTCGCCGGGTGCGGCGAGCTTCGGACGCCCGTCGCGGAGATACCGGCGCAGGGCCTCGATGGCGTGGGACCCGAGGAGAACATACCGCTCTTTGGCCCCTTTTCCGTAGACCAGGACCGTGCCCACCGAAAGGTCGAGGGCGGTCACGTCAAGGGCACACAGCTCGCTGACGCGCATGCCGGTGGCGTACAACGTCTCCAAAAGGGCCCGGTCACGCAGACCGAGCGGATGAGCGGGATCAGGCAGCGCAAGCAGACGGGCAATCTCGTCCTCGTCGAGAAACACCGGAAGCCGTTTTTCCAGTTTGGGCGTCGCCACCCCTTCAAAGGGCGTGTGGGCCACGCGGCCTTCCCGGTGCAAAAAGCGAAAAAAGGCGCGCAAGGCCGAGAGCTTCCGCGCGACGGTTCGGCGGGAATATCCGGATTCGTGCAGGTGGGCCAGGTACGCCCGCACGTGCCAGGGCGTCACCTCGTCCCAATCGAGGTCCTGCCGCTGCAGGACCGCCTCCCGAAATGCCGCGATGTCCCGCTGGTACGCTGCAATCGTGTGGGGCGACGCGTTCTTCTCAATCTGCAAATACGCGCGGAAGGCCATGACCGGGTTGTTCTGCACGTTGCCCACACCCTCCTCCAGCCGCGAAGCAACCTCATCTTACCATACGATCATCCGTTTGTGCAACTGAAATTGTGGATGTTTTGTGAAAATTCCCGTATGGCCGCCAAAGCCCGCTCGGCGTAGGCCAAGTTGCGGGCGCGCTTGTCGCGGATCTTTTGCGGAAGCGGCGGGAACAGGCCAAAGTTGGCGTTCATCGGCTGGAAGTTGCGCGGATCGGCCTCGGTGATGTACCGCGCCATGCTGCCCATGGCCGTTTCGGGCGGAAAGACAACGGGCTTAAGCCCGCGGGCCAACCGCCCGGCGTTGATGCCGGCGATGAGGCCCGACGCCGCCGACTCGACGTATCCTTCCACGCCCGTGATCTGACCGGCAAAAAACAGCGTGTCCCGCCCTTTGAATTGGTACGTGGGCCTGAGGAGTTTCGGTGAATTCAAGTAGGTGTTGCGGTGCATCACCCCGTACCGGACGATTTCGGCATTCTCCAGACCGGGAATCATGCGGATGATGCGCTTCTGCTCGCCCCACTTCAGGTGCGTCTGGAACCCGACGATGTTGTACAGCGTTCCCGCAGCGTTGTCCTGCCGCAGCTGAACGACGGCATAGGGCTCCTTGCCCGTCCGCGGGTCGATGAGCCCCACCGGCTTCATCGGACCGAAGCGGATGGTGTCCTTCCCGCGCTTGGCCATCACCTCGATGGGCATGCACCCTTCGAAATAGATGGCCTTCTCAAATTCCTTGAGGGGCACCGTTTCCGCCGTCACAAGGGCCTCATAGAAGCGGTCAAATTCCTCTTTCGTCATCGGGCAGTTGATGTACGCCGCCTCGCCCTTTCCGTAGCGCGAGGCGATAAAGACCTTGCTGAAATCGATGGAATCGCGCTCGACAATCGGCGCCGCCGCATCGTAAAAGTAGAGGTACTCCTCCCCCGTCAGTTCGCGCAGCTTCTCCGAAAGGGCGGGTGAGGTGAGCGGGCCGGTGGCGATGACGACGATGCCGTCGGGGATCTCCGTCACCTCTTCGCGGATCACCTCGATCAGCGGATGAGAGGTGATCGCGTCGGTCACCCGCTGGGCAAACTCGTGCCGGTCGACGGCCAGCGCTGATCCGG is drawn from Calditerricola satsumensis and contains these coding sequences:
- the hslU gene encoding ATP-dependent protease ATPase subunit HslU, with translation MRRDRIPTPREIVAELDKYIVGQKAAKRAVAIALRNRYRRSLLPEALRDEITPKNILMIGPTGVGKTEIARRLAKLAGAPFVKVEATKFTEVGYVGRDVESMVRDLVETAIRMVKAEKMEEVRDRAEKLAEERLLDLLVPEPKKERGFQNPLELLFGGRMGTSQEKEGDGDALERQRRRRELAERLARGELEDWIVEVEIEDTALPMIDLFAGSGVEQVGVNVQELFGSLFPKRTKRRKVPVREARKLLVQEEASKLIDMDEVIQESIQRAEQHRIIFIDEIDKIAGREGGVGPDVSREGVQRDILPIVEGSTVMTKYGPVKTDHILFIAAGAFHVAKPSDLIPELQGRFPIRVELTSLEVDDFVRILTEPQNALIKQYTALIETEGVKVQFTDEAIREIARLAAEVNRQTEDIGARRLHTVMEKLLEDLSFEAPDINLETVVITPEYVNEKLRDIVEDRDLRQYIL
- the flgB gene encoding flagellar basal body rod protein FlgB, with product MDVFQNRMLSTLEQAMNAAMLRQRVIANNLANVETPGFKAADVAFERLLAEALARPGSSFVGVRTDPRHLPIGARESMVAPRIVPAVHTRMRHDGNNVDVDAEMANLARNALWYQALVQSTQHYLDQLRTVIGEGRR
- the hslV gene encoding ATP-dependent protease subunit HslV, with the protein product MAGDGQVTFGNAMVMKKGAKKVRRLYRGQVLAGFAGSVADAMALFEKFEGKLEEHHGNLPRAAVELAKEWRTDRMLRRLEALLVVMDRRHLLLISGSGEVLEPDDGMVAIGSGGSYALAAGRALKRHAPHLSARQIAEEALRIAAELCVYTNDHLVVEELEG
- the fliE gene encoding flagellar hook-basal body complex protein FliE: MQVTGAKPVGLGLSSNDGRLADKAATSFADWLAQALDRLNADQVNAERAALRLAAGDVANLHNLFLALQKASLGLQLAVHVRNKAIEAYQDVFRMPL
- the xerC gene encoding tyrosine recombinase XerC — its product is MAFRAYLQIEKNASPHTIAAYQRDIAAFREAVLQRQDLDWDEVTPWHVRAYLAHLHESGYSRRTVARKLSALRAFFRFLHREGRVAHTPFEGVATPKLEKRLPVFLDEDEIARLLALPDPAHPLGLRDRALLETLYATGMRVSELCALDVTALDLSVGTVLVYGKGAKERYVLLGSHAIEALRRYLRDGRPKLAAPGETRLFVNWRGGPLSTRSVRRIVAKYVEQAALTKRVSPHTFRHSFATHLLNAGADLRAVQELLGHASISSTQVYTHVTRQRLRRVYDDAHPRA
- the codY gene encoding GTP-sensing pleiotropic transcriptional regulator CodY, translated to MDLLTKTRRINRLLQKTAGHAVNFMEMAEVLRDVINANVFVLSRKGKVLGFAIAHQIENERMRRMLEERRFPEEYNRELLKVDETQTNIPIESDLTIFPVELRDVIHEAWTTLVPIIGGGDRLGTLALGRLNEKFTEDDLVLAEYGATVVGTEILRERAEQIEQEARAKAVVQLAIGSLSYSELEAVEHIFEELDGKEGLLVASKIADRVGITRSVIVNALRKLESAGVIESRSLGMKGTYIKVLNDKLLPELEKLKSS
- the trmFO gene encoding FADH(2)-oxidizing methylenetetrahydrofolate--tRNA-(uracil(54)-C(5))-methyltransferase TrmFO, translated to MSQPVVTVVGAGLAGSEAAWQIARQGVRVRLYEMRPHKQTPAHHTDKFAELVCSNSLRANDLTNAVGILKEEMRRLDSVIIRSADACAVPAGSALAVDRHEFAQRVTDAITSHPLIEVIREEVTEIPDGIVVIATGPLTSPALSEKLRELTGEEYLYFYDAAAPIVERDSIDFSKVFIASRYGKGEAAYINCPMTKEEFDRFYEALVTAETVPLKEFEKAIYFEGCMPIEVMAKRGKDTIRFGPMKPVGLIDPRTGKEPYAVVQLRQDNAAGTLYNIVGFQTHLKWGEQKRIIRMIPGLENAEIVRYGVMHRNTYLNSPKLLRPTYQFKGRDTLFFAGQITGVEGYVESAASGLIAGINAGRLARGLKPVVFPPETAMGSMARYITEADPRNFQPMNANFGLFPPLPQKIRDKRARNLAYAERALAAIREFSQNIHNFSCTNG
- the flgC gene encoding flagellar basal body rod protein FlgC; this encodes MLSPLDISASALTAERVRMDVIASNIANATTTRARLVNGTWQPYVRKLVVFEPRTPFASYLAQAIGRQAEVGAGVQVSRIVDDPTPPRLVYDPTHPDAGPDGYVRLPNVDIVKEMADLIAATRAYEANVAAFQAGKAMLTKALELGR
- the fliF gene encoding flagellar basal-body MS-ring/collar protein FliF; the encoded protein is MSTDQYARMRERIERIRRQGIALWQRLSRKQKVLLGATVFFVVASAAMSVALVAQPEYVPLYTENLSQEELGQIKAQLEKMGVPYRITAGGHSIEVPRTERDRVLLDLAAQGLPHSASIRYDTFLDKLPFGVTDRQFDVLERDAIQGEIESLLENGVDWIQKARVMITLPKERMWVGEEQQEASASVVLTIEPGYQPSPDRVRALYHLVSRSVPNLPVENIVITDQYGRLLEYPNAPDADSATAALDQEKIRQQIEKHLQSKLQSLLGTVFGHDRVVVSVVAKVNFDRVQETRQLVEPPAGRDEGLVVSEEHVAESASGEGAVPGGIAGTGSTDIPSYPGVTGSGNQSYERTEDRVNREFNRIKQEIARSPYAIEDVAISVGIEPPDPANPNSLSPETQQQVRDMLRGVVRAVLGGTEGRQLTDAEIDSRITVMPSPLQGKVTAEEESGWRDVLWYGLGAAAVAAAGAATYTIVRRRRNAPAPDVPVDLPVVRDLPADQEPQPEENAPFHRVEQLARERPEEFVKLLRAWLSEE